From Catharus ustulatus isolate bCatUst1 chromosome 24, bCatUst1.pri.v2, whole genome shotgun sequence, the proteins below share one genomic window:
- the LZIC gene encoding protein LZIC isoform X1 → MASRGTTETSKLKQNLEEQLDRLMQQLQDLEECREELDADEYEETKKETLEQLSEFNDSLKKIMSGDMTLVDELSGMQLAIQAAISQAFKTPEVIRMFAKKQPRQLRTRLAEMDRDLMVGKLPRDLYTQQKLEILTALRKLGEKLTGDDEMFLSTNAGTALSQFERVSSDLGSGDKVFALASVEVEKAKQ, encoded by the exons atggcttCAAGAGGAACAACAGAGACCAgtaaactaaaacaaaacttGGAGGAGCAGTTGGACAGATTAATGCAGCAACTTCAAGATCTGGAAGAATGCAG AGAGGAGCTGGATGCAGATGAGTACGAAGAGACCAAGAAAGAAACTCTAGAGCAGCTGAGTGAGTTCAATGACTCCCTGAAGAAGATCATGTCTGGAGATATGACTTTGGTGGATGAGCTCAGTGGCATGCAACTG GCAATACAAGCAGCCATCAGCCAAGCATTTAAAACTCCAGAAGTGATTAGGATGTTTGCAAAGAAGCAGCCAAGACAATTGAGGACAAGGCTGGCAGAG ATGGACAGAGACTTAATGGTTGGGAAGTTGCCACGAGACCTGTACACCCAACAGAAACTGGAAATCCTGACTGCCCTCAGAAAGCTTGGTGAGAAG CTCACTGGTGATGATGAGATGTTCTTGTCAACAAATGCTGGTACAGCCCTGAGCCAATTTGAGAGAGTCTCCAGTGACCTTG gaTCAGGAGACAAAGTCTTTGCCCTTGCAAGTGTTGAAGtagaaaaggcaaaacaatGA
- the NMNAT1 gene encoding nicotinamide/nicotinic acid mononucleotide adenylyltransferase 1 yields the protein MEDPDGKIEVVLLACGSFNPITNMHLRLFELAKDYFHETGKYKVVKGIISPVGDAYKKKGLISANHRVAMAKLATKNSDWVEVDDWESCQSEWLETLKVLRHHHQKLLSADVSNSLQDAVPITKLGRKRKQEPNRHEPIKKRNQSPTVKSVPQVKLLCGSDMLESFGVPNLWKLEDITEIVEKHGLVCISRAGNNVQKFIYESDVLWRHKNNIHLVEEWITNDISSTKIRRALRRGQSVRYLVPEAVRAYIERHGLYSAESEDTNAGLLLAPLQKHASDPRGSLSS from the exons ATGGAGGATCCTGATGGGAAGATTGAAGTGGTGCTGCTGGCCTGTGGGTCCTTCAACCCCATCACCAACATGCACCTGAGGCTGTTTGAGCTGGCTAAAGACTACTTCCATGAAACAG gaaaataCAAAGTCGTCAAAGGCATCATTTCACCGGTGGGTGATGCGTACAAGAAGAAAGGTCTGATCAGCGCCAATCACCGAGTGGCTATGGCAAAACTGGCTACAAAAAACTCGGATTGGGTGGAAGTTGATGATTGGGAAAGCTGCCAGAGCGAGTGGTTGGAAACACTAAAAGTTTTAAG GCATCATCACCAGAAGCTTTTGTCTGCTGATGTCAGTAATAGTCTGCAGGATGCTGTACCCATAACAAAGCTGGGACGGAAGAGAAAACAGGAGCCAAATAGGCACGAGCccattaaaaagagaaatcagagtCCGACCGTAAAGA GTGTCCCACAGGTTAAACTGCTCTGTGGAAGTGACATGCTGGAATCTTTTGGGGTCCCCAATCTCTGGAAGTTGGAGGACATCACCGAAATTGTGGAAAAACACGGCCTTGTGTgcatcagcagggctggaaacaACGTCCAGAAATTCATCTATGAGTCTGACGTTTTGTGGAGACACAAGAACAACATCCACCTAGTGGAAGAATGGATCACAAACGACATTTCCTCCACCAAGATCCGCCGAGCCCTGCGGCGGGGGCAGAGCGTGCGGTACCTGGTGCCGGAGGCGGTGCGCGCCTACATCGAGAGGCACGGGCTGTACAGCGCCGAGAGCGAGGACACCAAcgcagggctgctcctggctcccctGCAGAAACACGCCAGCGACCCCAGGGGCTCactgagcagctga
- the RBP7 gene encoding retinoid-binding protein 7: MPVDFSGTWNLVSNDNFEGYMVALGIDFATRKIAKMLKPQKVIKQDGDSFYIHTTSTFRDYLLEFKVGEEFEEDNKGLDNRKCKSLVTWENDKLVCVQTGEKKNRGWTHWLEGDDLHLELRCENQVCRQVFKRA, translated from the exons ATGCCTGTGGATTTCAGTGGAACCTGGAACCTTGTCAGCAATGACAACTTTGAAGGTTATATGGTGGCTTTAG GTATTGACTTCGCAACACGCAAAATAGCAAAAATGCTGAAGCCTCAGAAAGTGATCAAACAAGATGGTGATTCATTCTACATCCACACCACTAGCACATTCAGAGATTACTTGCTTGAATTCAAAGTTGGAGAAGAGTTTGAGGAAGATAATAAAGGCTTGGATAACAGAAAATGCAAG AGCCTCGTTACCTGGGAAAATGACAAACTTGTCTGTGTCCAGACTGGGGAGAAGAAGAACAGGGGCTGGACTCACTGGCTTGAAGGGGATGACCTCCACCTG GAGCTTCGTTGTGAGAATCAAGTATGCAGACAGGTCTTCAAGAGAGCTTGA